One genomic window of Paenisporosarcina antarctica includes the following:
- a CDS encoding YjjG family noncanonical pyrimidine nucleotidase yields MKYDVLLFDLDDTLFDFSETEKHALDNSFHAFGLPNGLVDYRASYKGISKGLWNDLENGLVTLSELKVERFKRLFLQHQLTVNPEDFGQTYIENLGKEVHVIDGVEDMLKNLSSCRLVILTNGFQKVQHARIALSPLKHTFEAIFTSEESGYQKPQAEIFEYVFNKLHISSKKNVLMIGDSLTSDIQGGNNFGIDTCWFNPRQTENVTAINPTYEIRDFAELEQLVKQNVLVVK; encoded by the coding sequence GTGAAATATGATGTATTATTATTTGATTTAGATGACACGTTGTTTGATTTTAGTGAGACTGAGAAGCATGCCCTCGATAATTCATTTCATGCATTTGGTTTACCTAATGGATTAGTGGACTACAGAGCAAGCTATAAAGGCATAAGTAAGGGCCTGTGGAATGATTTGGAAAATGGGCTTGTGACGCTTTCAGAACTAAAAGTGGAGCGATTTAAGCGTCTATTCCTCCAACATCAACTGACAGTGAATCCTGAAGATTTTGGTCAAACATATATAGAGAATTTAGGTAAAGAAGTACATGTTATTGATGGAGTAGAGGACATGTTGAAAAACCTTTCTAGTTGCAGACTTGTTATTTTAACGAATGGTTTCCAAAAGGTTCAACATGCAAGAATTGCTCTTTCACCCCTAAAACACACATTTGAAGCTATTTTTACTTCGGAAGAGTCAGGTTATCAAAAGCCGCAAGCTGAAATCTTCGAATACGTCTTTAATAAACTGCATATTTCTTCGAAGAAAAATGTATTAATGATAGGGGACTCTTTAACATCAGATATTCAAGGTGGTAATAATTTCGGAATCGATACTTGTTGGTTCAATCCGCGTCAAACAGAAAATGTAACAGCTATTAATCCTACTTATGAAATTCGTGATTTTGCTGAATTAGAACAACTTGTAAAGCAAAATGTTTTAGTTGTTAAATAA
- a CDS encoding cupin domain-containing protein, with the protein MEKQSLQKYQEFSEDRFTKRIIFKKSSSTAFVLNFLPDQQLPSHTHPGSDVFIMTVEGTGVFTIDGKEVNVMKNDLVHCSDQEQLSFNNNGTERVSLYVILNKIPNDKYAENS; encoded by the coding sequence ATGGAAAAACAGTCACTTCAAAAGTATCAAGAGTTTAGCGAAGATAGATTTACAAAGCGAATTATTTTCAAAAAATCTAGTAGCACTGCCTTCGTATTAAATTTCTTGCCTGATCAACAACTGCCTTCCCATACTCATCCGGGTAGTGACGTATTTATCATGACAGTTGAAGGAACAGGGGTATTTACCATTGATGGTAAAGAAGTAAACGTTATGAAAAATGACCTTGTACATTGTAGTGATCAAGAGCAGCTTTCATTTAACAATAATGGTACAGAACGCGTCAGTCTTTATGTTATTTTGAACAAGATTCCGAATGATAAATACGCAGAAAATAGTTAA
- a CDS encoding GDYXXLXY domain-containing protein, whose amino-acid sequence MKSILFPFLQTVFVLVIATSFYAISWFGEEFILRAEPFDPFDPFYGEYVRLQYPDLKPSSSLQQGDVYFTLKEGDDGYAVIDRIENQTFPGAIQGTYYDNRITTQQLEQYYVEQGTGPDLEEARELKIFLDVAPWGTIRPTYLEKRQD is encoded by the coding sequence TTGAAATCAATATTATTTCCCTTCCTGCAGACAGTTTTTGTACTTGTTATTGCTACGAGTTTTTATGCCATCTCTTGGTTTGGTGAAGAATTCATTTTACGCGCGGAGCCGTTCGATCCGTTTGACCCATTTTATGGTGAATACGTACGCTTGCAATACCCTGATTTGAAACCGTCGTCTTCCTTACAGCAAGGTGATGTATATTTTACTTTAAAAGAAGGCGATGATGGCTATGCCGTTATAGATCGTATCGAAAATCAAACCTTCCCTGGTGCAATACAAGGGACATATTATGATAATCGAATTACAACACAGCAACTCGAGCAATATTATGTTGAACAAGGAACGGGTCCAGATCTTGAAGAGGCTCGTGAACTTAAGATTTTCCTTGACGTTGCTCCATGGGGTACCATCCGACCTACTTATTTAGAAAAAAGACAAGATTAA
- a CDS encoding DUF2157 domain-containing protein: protein MEINRKLERWQNEGFIDQTTVDQILAFEHLQPKPKKLPLLLIIGLIFFSLAVFSFIAANWQVMPDMLRITLVLLLMWMFYGFGYLSEQKKFGQPLIFRLIGLGMFAASIIITIQTFHLSISNSILPWAIFIAALAHYFYWRHQSYAIIGFIFGAQVLITSVPTIGWLEWGSFIIVSLVWFYFSRNPLPMVFSWLLLFGSGLMLWSLIDYKSVLWPVWTLFALVVLLFLVPEKERILRPLYLIIGGIQLVVYLAVRGETPLSFVELNLTESISLIIVATGILALCYIRFRAITWISVLGFVGVLLFDDTAIGLAILAEVVALAYLIITHRQEKPLALGFVYFIAVQFVLYFIYAWERLDMSLFFLIGALLLFALSGIAWRMNRKKVGVSS from the coding sequence ATGGAAATAAATCGGAAATTAGAGCGTTGGCAAAACGAAGGTTTTATCGACCAAACGACAGTCGACCAGATTCTTGCTTTCGAGCATTTACAGCCTAAGCCAAAGAAACTCCCTCTCCTCTTAATCATTGGACTTATTTTCTTTTCACTGGCCGTTTTCAGTTTCATCGCAGCAAATTGGCAAGTCATGCCTGATATGCTAAGAATTACGCTAGTTTTATTATTAATGTGGATGTTTTACGGATTCGGCTATTTATCTGAACAGAAAAAATTTGGGCAGCCGCTTATTTTCCGACTCATTGGGCTTGGCATGTTTGCCGCTAGTATTATCATCACAATCCAAACTTTTCATCTTTCCATTTCTAATTCAATTTTACCTTGGGCCATTTTTATTGCTGCACTTGCACATTATTTTTACTGGCGCCATCAATCCTATGCTATTATTGGGTTTATTTTTGGGGCACAAGTGTTAATTACATCAGTTCCCACAATAGGTTGGTTAGAATGGGGTAGTTTCATCATCGTTTCACTAGTATGGTTTTATTTTAGTCGTAATCCCCTACCAATGGTGTTTAGCTGGCTTTTGTTGTTTGGTTCAGGTCTAATGCTTTGGAGTCTCATTGACTATAAGAGTGTTCTCTGGCCCGTTTGGACGCTGTTTGCATTAGTCGTGTTACTTTTTCTTGTACCTGAAAAAGAACGGATTCTTCGCCCGCTCTATCTTATCATTGGTGGGATTCAGTTGGTCGTTTACTTGGCCGTTCGAGGTGAAACACCGCTATCCTTCGTTGAACTAAACTTAACTGAATCGATTTCACTTATAATTGTAGCCACAGGTATTCTCGCACTGTGCTATATTCGTTTCAGAGCAATTACTTGGATTTCTGTACTGGGTTTTGTTGGAGTTCTGCTCTTTGACGATACTGCAATTGGTCTTGCTATATTAGCGGAAGTAGTTGCACTTGCCTACTTAATCATTACACATCGACAAGAAAAGCCACTTGCACTTGGCTTTGTATATTTCATTGCTGTACAGTTTGTGCTGTATTTCATCTATGCGTGGGAACGACTTGATATGTCTCTCTTCTTCCTTATTGGAGCGCTTTTACTTTTCGCATTGTCTGGCATTGCCTGGAGAATGAATCGTAAGAAAGTAGGTGTCTCATCTTGA
- a CDS encoding undecaprenyl-diphosphate phosphatase, with product MEELIIIIKYAFLGALQGFTEPIPISSSGHLILAQEFFGISVAESDLSFEILMNFASLIAVVLIYRADLIRLVENGLKYIVKRDEVHKNDFMFIVYLIIGTIPAGIIGILFGDMISENLKGITTIAVALLVTGVALWLIRNLKGRKSDKNLNVRDAIIVGFAQAIALIPGISRSGATIVAAMGLGMKQETALRYSFLLYIPVSLGTIILKITDMDFGELLIPYSVAFILSLIFSYFSLKWFMGIMERGNLKYFAYYCFAVGLFILFIT from the coding sequence ATGGAAGAATTAATAATTATTATTAAATACGCTTTTTTAGGTGCGTTACAAGGATTCACTGAACCAATTCCTATTTCATCCAGTGGTCATTTAATTCTTGCGCAAGAATTTTTCGGCATAAGTGTAGCTGAAAGTGATCTTAGCTTTGAGATATTAATGAACTTTGCATCACTGATAGCAGTCGTATTAATATATCGAGCTGATTTAATTAGATTAGTAGAAAATGGTCTGAAATATATTGTGAAGCGTGATGAAGTCCATAAAAATGATTTTATGTTTATAGTTTATTTAATAATAGGAACAATTCCAGCAGGCATTATTGGCATACTATTTGGAGATATGATCTCAGAAAATTTAAAAGGAATTACTACAATTGCGGTCGCCTTGTTAGTAACCGGGGTCGCCCTTTGGTTAATAAGAAACTTAAAAGGAAGAAAAAGCGATAAAAACTTAAATGTTCGAGATGCCATAATTGTTGGATTTGCACAAGCGATTGCTTTAATTCCAGGAATAAGCAGATCGGGAGCAACTATTGTCGCAGCTATGGGTTTAGGAATGAAACAGGAGACAGCATTACGTTATTCATTCTTACTTTATATTCCTGTAAGTCTGGGGACTATTATCCTAAAAATAACTGATATGGATTTTGGTGAATTATTAATTCCCTATTCAGTTGCATTTATTTTGTCTCTCATATTTTCATATTTTTCTCTTAAATGGTTCATGGGAATTATGGAGCGTGGAAACTTAAAATACTTTGCCTATTATTGTTTCGCTGTCGGATTATTCATATTATTTATAACTTGA